The Xenopus laevis strain J_2021 chromosome 7S, Xenopus_laevis_v10.1, whole genome shotgun sequence genome includes a window with the following:
- the LOC108697264 gene encoding trans-1,2-dihydrobenzene-1,2-diol dehydrogenase, with translation MATKWGICSAGKISNDFLVALETLPAQDHQVVAVAARDLKQARDFAQIRKIPKAYGSYEALANDPDIDVIYVGVLHTVHRDVVLMFLEHKKNVLCEKPLAMNSDEVRELTSAARKVLVILLYQDIPSCMWCPTSIIVNGKETKFPLPHSTKPMHFTNSTGLSYEAEHVRQCLLKGLKESPIMSLKDSELLSNIMDEVRGQLGVKFHQDKKLNI, from the exons ATGGCCACAAAATGGGGCATCTGTTCAGCAGGAAAAATCAGCAACGACTTTTTGGTGGCCTTAGAGACATTGCCTGCTCAGGATCACCAG GTTGTGGCTGTGGCAGCAAGAGATCTGAAGCAAGCCCGGGACTTTGCCCAAATCCGTAAAATACCCAAAGCTTATGGATCATATGAGGCGCTTGCTAACGATCCTGATATTG ATGTAATATATGTTGGGGTCCTGCACACAGTCCATAGGGATGTGGTTCTGATGTTTCTGGAGCACAAGAAAAATGTCTTGTGTGAAAAGCCTCTGGCCATGAACTCAGATGAAGTTAGGGAACTTACTTCAGCTGCAAGAAAAGTACTAGTAATATTACTATATCA AGAT ATTCCCTCCTGCATGTGGTGCCCAACATCAATAATCGTCAATGGAAAGGAAACCAAATTCCCCCTTCCTCACTCTACAAAGCCAATGCACTTCACTAACAGTACTGGGCTCAGCTATGAAGCGGAACATGTACGGCAGTGTCTCTTGAAAG gCCTGAAGGAAAGTCCAATAATGAGCCTGAAGGATAGCGAGCTGCTGTCCAACATCATGGATGAAGTTCGCGGGCAACTTGGTGTCAAATTCCATCAggacaaaaaattaaatatttaa